The bacterium genome contains the following window.
GAGAAGATACGAAATTAAATCAATGTCGTGCGTTCCGAGATCAAGTATGATTCCGGTATCAAGGATTCGTACATTTCGCTTGCCCACGCGCAGGTTGCTTACGCAAAGTATTTCGCCGCAATCGCCGTTTTCCAGAACCCTTTTGGCCGATTCAACAGCCGGATTGAACCGTTCGATATGGCCGACGAAAACTTTTTTTCCCGCATTATTCGCGCGTCTTGTGATTTCGTATGCGTGCTCTATGGTGTCTGCGATAGGCTTTTCCACGAACACGTGCGAACCGGAGTCAATTACATCCATGGCTACAATGTGATGCATCGAAGTTGGAACCGACACAATGGCCAAATCGAGACCGCGTTCGATAAGCGCCCTGTAATCCTCGAACCTGTCGCATCCGAAGCGCGATGCCAGTTCGTCCGTTTTCTCCGTGTCGGGATCGGCGATTCCTATCAAATCCACATCCGGGCACTCGGCCAGAACGCGGACGTGGTTGCGCCCCATGCTTCCGGTACCAATTACGCCCGCCCTCAACCGGCTCACGTGCCGATTATATAAATCCTCCGCAGCACGCGCAAGGTTCAGAAAGCCCAATCCGGTCTTCCGGCATCGGTTAAAGGCTTTGATATAATCAAATTGTGGGCTACAAGCTAGTCGCGCCCGAAAAAATTGAGCGGAAGTGCGACCTCGACAGGCCGATATCCGAGGTTCGGTTCGTCGCGGTGGACATCGAAACCACCGGCAGCCAGCCCCCCAAAGACAGGATCATCGAAATCGGTGCTGTTGAAGTCCAAGGCTATTCCCTCGGAGGCACTTTCAGGGAATTCGTCAATCCTCACCGTAAACTGCCGCCGTTCATATCGCGCCTGACCGGTATCTCGAACAGCACGCTTGACGGCCAGCGGGAAGCGGAAGAAGTGCTTCCGGAATTTTTGGATTTTCTGGGCGACGCGGTGCTGGTGGCGCATTTCGCAGCCTTCGATTTCAAATTTCTGTCGATCGAAGCACTACGCGCCGCCGGAAGAAGGCTCGAAAACCACGTTCTCTGCACGTGCCGGCTGGCGCGCCGCATCCACTGGTTCCTGCCATCCAAAGGACTCGACGCGATAACACATTACTTGGATATTCCCGTAAACGGGCGACATCGCGCGCTCGGCGACGCCGAAGCCACTGCCCGCATCTTGGTCCGTTTCCAAGAATACATGCAGTCGAAGCAGTTCCGGGAGTCATTTGGATATTCCAACGGAATCCTGACCTTGCGGGATTTGCTCACTTTCCAGGATTCGCGCATCCCGGAAAGCGGAATACCCGGATTTGAAAGGCGCAACGGGGACGAGCATTGAGCGCAAGGAGCGGCCAGCCTATGCTTTATCCAGTTTTTTTGCCTATAAGCTCGATTTGCGCCATAGCCTGGGCGAAATCGCCTTGCTCCAGCTCGTGCCCGGAATCAATGTATTTCTGCAGGTGAAATCTTGCTTTTTCGAAATTTCCGATGGCGAAGTTCATCCTGCCGAGCAATCTGTGGCACCTGTGCTTTTCCGAAAATCCAAGCTCAAGCGCCTTTTCCCCCAAAAGAATAGCTCCTTCGTACTGACCGAGTTCCGCAAGCGTCGTTCCCCAAGCGAAATGAACGCCCGCGTTCTGGGGCAGCATCGCTCCGAGCTTCCTGTACAACTCCAGCGCTTGCTGAAACTCGCGGATTTGGCGCAGCGCGTAGGCCAGCCGGATCATCACCTCATGGTCGTCCGGTTTCAGCTCATTCGCCTTTTTGAATAACGACGCGGCATTCGTCCAGCGCTTCTGCTCCACCGCCTGGAGCCCCGCCTGGAAATACGATCGCCAGTCTCCGCCTTCCATAGACAAAAACTATCCTTCGGGAAGTTCGAAATTCTTGTCGGCAAGCGAGCGCAGCTTTTTGAAGTGCTTGAGGTACTCTGACTTGTTTTTCTGCGCGCGCAGAATGTAACTCGGATGCCACGTCACGAAGAACAGCTGCCCCTGGAACCGGATGAACTGCCCTATGACGCGGCCCAAAGCATACCGCGTTCCGAAAAATGCTTCAAGCGACACCCTCCCGAGCAAGACTATGACCTTCGGACGGATTAGGGCAATCTGCGCCTGCAGCCAGTGCCGGCACGCGGCGGCCTCGTCGGGATTCGGATTGCGGTTTTCCGGCGGGCGGCACTTGACGATATTGCCGATGAAAACCTGATTGCGGTCGAAACCGACCTGGGAGAGCATTTGGTTGAGAAGCTGGCCGCTGCGCCCGACGAACGGCCTGCCCTGCTCGTCCTCTTCGGCGCCGGGGCCTTCGCCGACGAACATTATGTCCGCGTCCGACCGCCCTTCGCCCGGCACGGCCTGCTTGCGCCCCTGGTGGAGCGGGCATTCAGTGCATGCGAGTATTTTCTTGTGCAGTTCGTCGAGAAGCGCCAAGGCGCGGGATTATAGCAAGGTGATAAATTTGGAGCGGCACGCGACGCGCGCCTTTGGTTTTCATTTGGGGCTGGCACGCAAAGCGTGCCTTTGTTAATGGACTTTTCAAAGTATAAAACTTGCGTATGCGACGTGCAGGTCACTTTGCGTTGCGACCCCTAATAATCATCGTACACATTTACTTTGTCCGTCTTGAACCCAACCAATGTCCGCAGGAAATCCTTGTTTGCCGTCTTCGCCATTCAAGCTGCGGAGCAATACGGATAATCTATCGCATTTTGCACAAGTCCGTGTTTCACCGGATTTTCTGAAACGTATTTCAGCCGGACGAGCCAACTTTTTTCGAAGGTCAACCGCGTATCCCGGTACTGATACCAAACGCGCCTGCCGGGCGCTTTGTCGTGCCCGTTCGCCTCGGCAGCGGTTTTGGAATGCAACTTACCGATGATTTGGAGGATTTTTGCGGCGTCCTTAATTTCAGCGACAAAATGATAATGATTGGACATCACCGCCCACGCCTGCAACGTCCACCCCGCTTCGCTGGCGATTTGAAGAAGAGCAGTATGCAGGAAATCCCGCAATGAGTTTTCCAAATAAAAATGCTGTTTGTTCAACATGGAGGCCTTTATCATGTAAATGCCTCCCTCCGGGAACCAGTGCGGAGGACGGTGCGGCCAATTGCTCGTGAACTGAAATCGCTCTTCCACGCTTCCCAATCTAGCAGAAAGTCAATTCGCCAAAATGTTATGAATTTAAATTTGGAGTGGCACGCGAAGCGTGCCTTTGTTATTGAATTGACATGCAACAATTCCTTATTCAAATCGATCCAAAACCCGAAAGGCTCTTATTGTGACGATATTTACCAAAGCGCAGCTTCGCTGCGCAGTCCAAAAACTACCCAAAATACGCGATCCCCAGCTTCTCCCGCACGTGCGCAAGAGTTTTCGCGCCTTCGGCCCGCGCCTTCCGCGTTCCTTCGATCAATATCTCGTCAACTTCCGCGGGCCTCGCTTCATACTCCTTGCGGCGCGCCCGGAACGGTTCCAGAAGCGTTTCCAGCCGCTTGTAAAGCTCCATCTTGCACTCGACGCAGCCGATCGTCCCCGCCCGGCACCTGTCCCTTGCCTCGTCCACGAAGTCCTTGCTGAACACGCCGTGGTACTTGTAGATGTTGCAAATCTCCGGCGTGCCCTTGTCCGTGGACTTTATCCGGGCCGGGTCGGTGACGCCCTTCATCACCTGCTCCTTCACCGTCTTCGAATCGTCCGAAAGGAAAATCGCGTTCCCCAGCGACTTGCTCATTTTGGCGCTTCCGTCCAGCGCGGACAGGAACGCGTCTCCGATAAGCGCGTCCGGCTCGGTTATTTCGGTGCCGAACATCCCGTTGAACTTTTTGACGATGTCGCGGCAAAGCTCGATGTGCGGTTTCTGGTCCTTCCCCACCGGCACGAGGTCCGCGTTGACGAACGTGATGTCCGCCGCCTGGCTTACCGGATAGCCGAAGAACCCGTACGTGAGCTGGTCGAATCCGGTCATAAGATCGTCGCAGGTGATAAGCCCAAGCTGCTGCGCCTCACTTTTCGTCGTGGGATTGTGGCGCAGCTTGTTCATGTTCGTGACGAGCCCGTAGAACACGGTCAGCTCGGCTATTTCCGGTATGAGCGACTGCACGCAAATCGTCGCGGCGTTCGGGTCTATCCCGACCGCCAGGTAGTCCAGCGCCACGTCGCGCACGCTTTGAGCAAGCATCCCAGGATTCTCGTAATGCGTCGTCAGCGCCTGCACGTCGGCGATGAGAATGTAAGTTTCGTATTCGTATTGGAGCTTGACGCGGTTCTGAAGCGTGCCGACATAATGGCCGAGGTGCAGCTTGCCCGTCGGCCGGTCGCCCGTCAGTATCCGTTTCCTTCGATTTTCCATTTCAGCCTCAACAGCTTTTCGAGATAATGATGGCTGGTGCGAAGCCAGTGTTTCCCGCGCTTGTTCCAGTTTACGACGCTGAATTCGGTGAACGCGCGCCTGATCGCGGTGAGGTTCCCCGGAGGGGGATCGAATTCCCTGATGAACAACTCGACGGCTTCGTCCACCGTTATTTCTTTACCCTGATTGCGTAGGAACATAAAATTAAACTCGTAAAATGACTTTCAATTGCGCCCCTATTCCCTCTACTTCGATTCAAGCCTGACCATCCAATTCAGACTTTTGGCGTCCTCCTTGAACGGCCAGTTCACCGGCTGGCCGATGTTCGTCACCGAGCTGCCCTTGTTTCCGGAGGCGTCATAGCCGACGAACATCTGCACCGTATCCCGGCTTTTGGTCTCCACGACCACGTAAAACGTGGATGACATTTTGGTTTCAGGGATTTCGAATCCCTTCCACTCGGCCGTGCTGGTGTAATTCGAATATTTGAAATTCTTCACCATCTGGATTCGCAGATCCTTGTCCAGCAGGTAAATCGCAAATACCGAGTCGGTTCCCTGCCACTGTCCTGCCAGTTTGCCGTAAACGTACACCTTCCTGATCGTGACCGGGGAGCCCGGATCGAACCTGACGGTCGCGCCGTAGCGGTAGAAGGTCAGAAAGCCGCTGTTCGTCCCGCCGTCCTTGGCGAGAAACTTGGGGCCGACCAGGTTGTCCGACGTCAACTGCGTTTTCGGGGCGAGCGAGTCCACGACGACCGCACGTATCATCCAGTTGAACTTGCCGTCTTCGATTTGCTTGTAACCGGCAGCGGGGTTGCCGATTCGGGAACGCAGCTTTGCGGGCTCGAGGTCCTGTCCCATCATAATCCCGCCGCCGCTTCCGGACGGAAGCAAAAAGTAAACCCAGAACGCTTCGCGGATGATCAGCGGATCGATTTTGAACTTATTCCATCCCGCGAGCGTGCCGATTTCATTGAACGAAAAGTTGCGGCTGTAAAGCTTGTTGTAAGTTTTGTCCAGGATCGCCAGGTATCCCTGGGGCGGGCCGTTTTTGTCCATTTCGCCGTATCTATACCCGAAAAAGCTTACTTCGGTGAGGAACGGCTCCTCGAACGCGGGCGGCGTGAACCGGACGAGGTATCCGTCGGTCAACTGAAACGTAAAGTTGTCCGCCACTCCTTCGTCGTAAAACAGCTCGTCGCAGACGCCGGGAAGCGCTGCCAGAATCAGCGCGAGTGCAGTTACAATCGAAAAACCAATTTGCCTACCGAGCATGAGACCCCTCTCCCGCGGACAGGATGAACGAAAATGATGACCAGCAATTCTAGTTTGCGCGCCATGCCGATGTCAAGGACGGCCGAGCATCCCGGAAATCCTTGCGTACTCCTCGGGGGAGTCCACATCCACCGCGATCTCCGCATGCTCGCAAACATATGCCTTAACCTTGCCATAAATCTTGCGCGAAAACGACTTCGTGTGGTCGGAGAGCGAGCCGATTCCGGCCGCAACCCTGAATATTGTACCCGCGCCGATCATCGA
Protein-coding sequences here:
- the trpS gene encoding tryptophan--tRNA ligase codes for the protein MENRRKRILTGDRPTGKLHLGHYVGTLQNRVKLQYEYETYILIADVQALTTHYENPGMLAQSVRDVALDYLAVGIDPNAATICVQSLIPEIAELTVFYGLVTNMNKLRHNPTTKSEAQQLGLITCDDLMTGFDQLTYGFFGYPVSQAADITFVNADLVPVGKDQKPHIELCRDIVKKFNGMFGTEITEPDALIGDAFLSALDGSAKMSKSLGNAIFLSDDSKTVKEQVMKGVTDPARIKSTDKGTPEICNIYKYHGVFSKDFVDEARDRCRAGTIGCVECKMELYKRLETLLEPFRARRKEYEARPAEVDEILIEGTRKARAEGAKTLAHVREKLGIAYFG
- a CDS encoding tetratricopeptide repeat protein, with translation MEGGDWRSYFQAGLQAVEQKRWTNAASLFKKANELKPDDHEVMIRLAYALRQIREFQQALELYRKLGAMLPQNAGVHFAWGTTLAELGQYEGAILLGEKALELGFSEKHRCHRLLGRMNFAIGNFEKARFHLQKYIDSGHELEQGDFAQAMAQIELIGKKTG
- a CDS encoding transposase codes for the protein MIKASMLNKQHFYLENSLRDFLHTALLQIASEAGWTLQAWAVMSNHYHFVAEIKDAAKILQIIGKLHSKTAAEANGHDKAPGRRVWYQYRDTRLTFEKSWLVRLKYVSENPVKHGLVQNAIDYPYCSAA
- a CDS encoding 3'-5' exoribonuclease; the encoded protein is MGYKLVAPEKIERKCDLDRPISEVRFVAVDIETTGSQPPKDRIIEIGAVEVQGYSLGGTFREFVNPHRKLPPFISRLTGISNSTLDGQREAEEVLPEFLDFLGDAVLVAHFAAFDFKFLSIEALRAAGRRLENHVLCTCRLARRIHWFLPSKGLDAITHYLDIPVNGRHRALGDAEATARILVRFQEYMQSKQFRESFGYSNGILTLRDLLTFQDSRIPESGIPGFERRNGDEH
- a CDS encoding uracil-DNA glycosylase, whose amino-acid sequence is MALLDELHKKILACTECPLHQGRKQAVPGEGRSDADIMFVGEGPGAEEDEQGRPFVGRSGQLLNQMLSQVGFDRNQVFIGNIVKCRPPENRNPNPDEAAACRHWLQAQIALIRPKVIVLLGRVSLEAFFGTRYALGRVIGQFIRFQGQLFFVTWHPSYILRAQKNKSEYLKHFKKLRSLADKNFELPEG
- a CDS encoding Gfo/Idh/MocA family oxidoreductase, encoding MGFLNLARAAEDLYNRHVSRLRAGVIGTGSMGRNHVRVLAECPDVDLIGIADPDTEKTDELASRFGCDRFEDYRALIERGLDLAIVSVPTSMHHIVAMDVIDSGSHVFVEKPIADTIEHAYEITRRANNAGKKVFVGHIERFNPAVESAKRVLENGDCGEILCVSNLRVGKRNVRILDTGIILDLGTHDIDLISYLLGMQATSVFCVAKKNERGFEDSASLMLEFPGGKSGIIETSWQMPYKVRKIFVTGEEGFLLVDLIEVKVALLHEKFVAEVPTVKEEPLVRQLNSAIACIREDKAPVVDGVASTYTLSTALAAIESYNERRTIEIMPFQMARAL